The Mycolicibacterium duvalii DNA window CCAGCCGCGACTGGCCGGATACGCCGCCGCCAAGACGGGGATGCTCGGATTGATGAACGTGGTCGCTCTCGAGGGCGCGGAGTTCGGCATCACCGCGAACGCGATCATGCCGATGGCAGCGACGCGAATGGCGCGGGCCCTGATGGCCGACGCTGCCGACACCGCCGACGGGCGGGAGTTCCTCGACAGTCTGCGCGTCGATCAGGTGGCTCCGGTTGTCGCCTACCTGGCCAGCGAGTCATGTAGTCGAACACAATTGGTGCTCAGTGCGTTCCGTGGCCGGGTGGCTGCCCTGCAGATCGGTGTGACACGAGGCTGGATCAGCGAGACCGGCATGGTGAGCGCCGAGGACGTAGCGAGTCACCTGGATGAGATCACCGACACTCACGACCTGTTGGTGCCCGGTTCGATCTTCGACGAAATGGCCTCCTTGTCGTGAGAGCGGACTTCGCGGCCACCCGTGCCCGGCCGGCTTGGCGCAGTGGCTGCCCGCGGCCGAAGACGCTCGAGAGGAAGACGATCGAACATGTACGAGCACGTTGAGTTCAGCGTCATCAGCCAACAACCGACGTTGGACCACTACCGCCGTGATTGGCGGCCGGACTCGGCCCCTGGTTTGTGCGGCATCTGGTTGGGCGGAATCGTCAGCGACGCAGCGGGCAACGACTACTGGGGAGTGCGCGGGTGTGACGACTTCATCGCAGGGATGACGCACGTGGTGTCTCCTATCTGTGGCTTTCGTTCGCTGCGCAAGGGTATGGACGTCGACGCCCCGCACCTGTTCGACGATTACTCGACGCTCGACTGGTTCGAACCCATGCAGTTGGTCGAAACTGACTCCAGCGTGCAACTGAGCTACCAAAGCGGCCGAATCGAACGGGATGCTGACGGATTCCACTGGTACGACGCGAGCGGGCGATGGGAGCTCCACGGTCAGACGGTCAGTGACATCGTCATGACCCACGTGCCGCCACAGCAGGGGATCGATGCCGACGTCTACTACCGGCACGAACTGATGTATGCCACCGGGAAGATCAACGGTACTGAGGTTTCGGGGTACACCCACCAGGACTTCGCCTACGGTCCGGCGGGCACGACATACACCGAGCTGCCGATAGTCCGCGACCTGCAAGGCATGTGGGTGTCCTGGTTGCACGAGTTCGCAGACGGGGAGCTTGGCGGCGGCAGCTTCTGGCAGGGCCGGGACAGCGTGTCCTTCGGACCGGGTTATCAACTCAAGAGTGGTGCCACCACGGTGCACAAGGACGTCGTGGCCAGGCCGACCTTCAACGGCGCAGGAAAACTCGTCGCTCTTGATGTGTCGATGGGGTCCGACACCTACACGATGTCGTTCGACTCGAGTGGCAGCCCGCTGCACACCTTCGGTCCGCTGACTGCGACCGCGTCGGGAAAGAGCATTGCGCGAAGCTGGTGTTGGTCGGAATACGGGGGCGGCCTCATCACCCCGGAACTCCTCGACGTGGCGACGCAGGCTTACGCGCTCGTCAGGGGCCGCTGACGGGCCGGACTCCGGGTGGGGTGGATTTGTGTGAAACCCGCTGGGAATCAGCGATTGCCGGAGGTGCTTATCCGTGATGGCTTAGGCTGTGCAGGTGCGCACTTCTGCGGCGGAGCCATCCGGAAATGTGTCCAGGCGCCGCGGCTGCTGGTTGACCCGAGCCAAGCCCGGGGACTATCTGATCGCGCTGAGCACCGCTGCTGCCTCGATACCGGTTGTCGGCAGGCACCTCGAGTTGTTGGGCGGATTTGCCGCTCTCGGAGTGGGAGGACGCGACTATCTGCCCGATATCCTGCTGGCGCTTTCCAAACCGCGGCTGGACGCGGACGCGGCGCAACGGCGACGGCTGCAGCGGGCACTGACTCCGAACGTGTTGCTGGAGGCGTTGGGAGACGTCGTCACCGCCGAGCGGCTCGCCCAGCCCTGGCCCTCGCATCCGAATCTTGTGCCGGTCTGGAAGGCCACTCGGCAACGGCGCTACGTGCACGCCTCCTCAGTCCGCTACGGCGACCATCCACGGCAGCTGCTCGACGTCTGGCGCGTCGCAGACCCGCCGAGGCGTCCGGCACCCGTGATGGTCTTCATCCCCGGCGGCGCGTGGGTTTTCGGGCGAAGGGAACTGCAGGGCCACGAATTGATGGCGCACATGGCGCGCCGCGGATGGATCTGCCTGTCGGTCCAATACCGCACCAGCCCGCACCACCGCTGGCCGCGCCAGATGACCGACGTGAAGACGGCGATCGCATGGGCGCGGGAGCACATCGACGAGTTCGGCGGCGATCCTGATTTCATCACCGTGGCGGGGTGTTCGGCCGGTGGTCATCTGGCGAGTCTGGCGGGTCTGAGCGCCAACGACCCCGAGTGGAGGACCGACGGCGGGGCAGGCACCGACGCGTCAGTCGACGCGGTGGTCAGCGTTTACGGTCTGTATGACTGGCAGGACAGATCCACGCGCCAACGCGACCGCTTCGTGCAGTTCCTCGAACGTATCGTGGTCAAGCGCTCGCAGGCTCGCCATCCCGAGGTTTTCGCAGCGGCGTCCCCGATCGCGCGGGTACATGATTCCGCACCACCGTTCCTGGTGGTCCACGGAAGCGACGACGTCATCATCCCTGCAAGCGAAGCGCGCTCGTTTGTCGATCGGTTGCGTTCGGTGGCGCGTGCCAAGGTCGCCTACATCGAGTTGCCGGGTCTGGGGCACGGCTTCGACCTGGTCGACCCTCGACACACTGCCCCTGTCGTGGCGGCGATCGGCCGTTTCCTGAGCCAGGTGCACGACGATCACGTACGCACACGGAGCACACCCGCGGTCTGAGCAGTTGGGCGTTCCTTCGTGAAAATCAGGGGCCGGGTCCGTCACAGGTTCACTTGAGGGCGTGTAGAACTCGCTTGCGGGTGGGTATAGCGGTCATCGACCGATTTCAAAGGGAGACTTCGTGACTACACCCGATCATGCGGAGAACACGGGCGACAACCTGCGGCGCGCCGCCGAGTTGCAGGATGAGGCGAAAAGCGATGCGCACGTCGACGTGCCGTCCGAAGACGGCGCTCCGGAGACGCCGCTGCCGGACTTCAACACCTGAAGCGATCACCGATTCGCCAGGTGGTCGCCGAAGCCGGTGAAGCTGCGGATCAGTGGCAGGTCAGCCATGGTCGCGAAGCCAGCCGGTGCGGAGCAGATCGCGGGCACGGCGTTGACGACCTGCATCGCCACGGCGATGAGACCGGCGCGCACGTGTTCCTCGACGGAAGCCGCGCGACTGTAGCTGGCCAGGCACAGGAAATGGGTGCGCATCGAGGGGTCGCCCTCGATTGTGAGGGTCCAGCCGTCATCGGGTGCCGGCCAGTGTGAAGGGTATTCGCCGCCGACGGTCCACAGCGTCTCGAATTCGATCAGCGGCGTGTCCCGGCGTGAGCCGACGAAACTCCACCGCTGCCCGGCGGTGGTTCCCGCCTTCAGCTCGTGGCCGAGTATCTGCAGGTCCTTGGTCGCCGGAACCGCTTCGACGGTGACCGAGACGTCGTCGATCGCCGCGTTCAACGTGTCGGCGATGAACCAGGTCTGCTCGGTGAACAAACGGGTGTTGAATGAGAGGAAGTCATTGGCCGTCGGGTGCACATCGTCGACCGGTCGCCCGAACCACATGCCTTCGAAGGTGATGTCGGTGCTCTCCCACAGTGACCAGTCGGCGCGCTCCTGCAAAGTGAGTTTGTCGATCGTGCGGCTCATCCCGGACAGGGCCAGAGGCAGCACACCGGACAGATTGCCGGGGTTCAGGCCGCTGGCATGAATGGTGCTGTTGCCTTGTCGGCAGGCCGCCGCAAGACGTTCACGGTCAGCTTCGGGGATGCGTCGTGGGTGGAACAGAAACGACACCGTGGCCACGTTCTTGCCACTCTCCAACAACGCGCAGACGTCGTCGAGGTCGGTGAACGACGGCGCGTACAGCACGAGATCGGCGTCGGTGTTCAGTATCCGGTCCACGTCGGTGGTGGCCGACACGCCGATGGGCGCCCGACCCACGAGGGTGCCGAGGTCGACGCCGTTCTTGGCCTGTGAGTACACCCGAGCCCCGACCAACTGGATGTCGGGACGGTGATCGAGGATGGTGGTCACCATCTCGGTGCCGACCGCGCCGGTGGCCCATTGGATGACCCGAATAGGGCGGTCACTGACCGTCATGGCGCCTCCTGAGGATCGCTGATCCAGCCAGTGTATGGCGGGTGATAACGTTTGCTCTCAAATTGAGTCAGTTAAAGTTCTCATCCGGTTCGGGGCTGACCTGTCGAAGGGAAGTGGTCATGGAAGACGTGCTGGGTTACCAGGGCAAGTCCGTTGTCGTCACGGGTGCGGCGTCTGGCATGGGGCAGGCGGCGGCCCAGATCCTCGTCGACCTTGGTGCGGAGGTCACCGCGCTGGACATCAAGTCGACCACGGTTCCGGTCGCCCGTGCGTTGCAGATCGACCTCCGAGATCGCTCGAGCATCGAAGAAGTGGTGGACGCGATCGATGGCCCCGTCGACGGGTTGTTCAGCTGCGCAGGGCTGCCGGGTCCGCCGTTCAGCGAATGGGACACCATTTTGGTGAACTTCGTGGGTGCCCGCCATCTGGCCGAGCTCCTGGTACCCAAGATGAGCGCGGGCTCGGCCATCAGCGTGATTTCGTCGTCGGCGGCGATCGGATGGCAGGATCACATCAAGGTCATCACCACGCTGCTCGAGACCGAAGGCTTCGACGCCGCAGTCGAATGGCTCGAGGCCAATGAGAAGAAGTGGTCATGGAGTGGCTACGCCTACTCGAAATACATCATCGATGCGTGGGTGGGCTGGTGGTACCCGGAGCTAGGTCGCAAAGGCATCCGCATCAATTGCATCAATCCCGGGCCCACCGAAACGGCGATGATGCCGGCGTTCCAGGATCTGATGGGCAAGGAGACCGTGGACGATGCGATCGGGCCGGTGGGGCGGTACGCGAGGGCCGAGGAACAGGCCTGGCCGCTCGTGTGTCTGGGCAGCCCGCGGCTGAGCTACGTCGGTGGCACCGTGCTGTGGACCGACGGGGGATGGCACGGCGCGATGACGATGGGCCGGCACAATGCGCAATGGGCCGACACCGCGGCCGACCAGATGGCGAAGAAGGGCTGAGCCCGGCTCAGATGAAAGCTCAGATGAAATCGCTGCCGCCGTCGACGTTCACCGTCGCCCCGGTGACGTAGCCGTTTCGTCTGGATGCCAGATATACCGCGGCCGAAGCGATCTCCTCGGGCAGTCCGGCTCGCCCGAGGTCACAGGGATGGCCATAGGTCCGTTCCACCCACGCCATCACGTCGTAGGGGTCCGCCGAATCGAAGCCGTCGGCGGCGAGCACCTCTTTGAGGATGTCGGTGAAGCTCGCCGTCACGATGGTTCCCGGACACACGCAGTTGACCAGGATGCCCTCCGGGCCGAGACTTTTCGACAGGTTCTTGGTGAAACTCGACAGGGCTGCCTTCGCCGCGGTGTAGGCGACAAGTCGCGGACTCTGCCGCTGGATGGAGTGAGCCGACAGTGTCACGATCCGAGCCCAGTCCGCCGCCCGCAGCATCGGTAGTGCGGCGCGCACAGAGCGCACCGCCGACATGGTGCCGAGGTCGAAGGCGGCGTGCCAGTCACCGTCGTCGAGTTCTTCGAACGAGCCCGCACCGGGTCCCACGGTGTGGATCAGGACGTTCAGGCTTCCCCACGCCCCCTCCGCTGCGGCGTATCCGGCGGCGATCGAGTCCGCGCTCGACATGTCGACGCTGATCGCGAGCACCTCGGGCGCTCCGGCCGCTCGGACGCGGTGTGCGGCGGATTCGAGCGCCTCGGCGCCGCGGGCCATGATGGCGACGCGGGCGCCTTCGGCTCCGAGAGTTTCGGCGATGGCCAGTCCCATGCCCTTGCTGCCCCCGGTGACGACGGCGCTGGCTCCGTCCAGTCCGAGATCCATCTCAGTTGCCTTCTCTCAGAGCTGCTCGGCCGGTGGCGATCATCGCGACGCCCTGGGCGCGAGATGGACGATGTCGGTGACGACCGACGGGTTGGCCCGGGCCACCGCGACCAACGACAGCATCGCGTTGGCCACATCGTCCACTGCCGACATCTTCGCCGGGATCTGGCCTTGATGTGCCCACGCACGGTACAGGTCGGCCAACAGGTCACGGTCGGCGCCGCGCAGGATTTCGGTGCCTTCGGTGGGGCCCACGCTGACTCTGATCACCGCGAGTTCGGGATGCTCGGCGCGCCATGACCGCAGGATCTCGTCCAACGCAGCCTTGCTTGCGTGATAGGCGGCCACCCCGACCCGGGGGTGGCCCACGTCGTGGCTGGAGGCGATGACCGCCACCGAGTTTTCTGTCAGATAGGGCAGCGCTGTCCGCAACACGTGCGATGCCCCGACGGCGTTCACGCTGTATGCGTGCAACCAGGTGGTGTAGTCCGTGTCCTCGATCAGAGCAAAAGGCACTGCTGCGCTGGTGAACACGATCGCGTCGAGTTGCCCGAACGCGGCACCCACCTGGTGCACGACATCCTCGATGGCGCGAGGATCAGACACGTCGAGTTCGTGGGCGAAGCCATCGAGTTCGGCGGCGAGCTGGCCCACGCGGTCGATCCGCCGCGCGGCCAAGGCGACTTTGGCGCCTCTGGAATGGGCGGCCAGCGCCAGAGCATGTCCGATGCCTGAGGACGCCCCGACGATCAGTATGCGGGTTCCGGCGATGTTGGCTTGGCGATCGCTCATGCTCTGCTCTCTCTGCGTGGTCGTGCGGTTTTGGGGGTGTGTTGCATTGCGTCGATGATCGCGCGAACCGTCCGGCGGCAGCGCCCGCACTCCGAGCCTGCCCCGCAGGCTTGAGCGACGCGGCGGGTGGTCCGAGCACCTGCCGCCACAGCCTCTGCGACGGCTTCGTTGGTCACCCCGAGACAGAGGCAGACATACATCAGTAACGACCCCGCTTGTTCGGCTCGGCAAAGCGCATCGCGGTCACCAGCCGGCCGATGAAAACCGGAGGGTAGGCACCGATTCCCGCGGACTCCAGCCATGTCGACGCGGCGTCGGACTGCTCTGCCCACAGCAGCGCCGACTCCTTATCCTCGAGCTGCTGGAGGAACATCACTTCCCGTGGATTGTCGAACGCACGGTAGACCAGCGTGCGGCGGATACCGGCCCGACCGAAGTTGTCGAGCGACTTGCGTACCCAGGTCATGAACTCCTCGACGCTGTCGACCGGCATCACGGCGGCGACGACGAGATCGCTGCCGGGGCGCGGCGGATCGCCGAGGTCGAAGCGCTCGACCTTCTCGCCGGCAAAAACCGCGGGGAGTTCGGTGACGCCGACGGCGTCGAACCATTCGAAGAAGTACGGCGAGCGCAGCAGGTTGAGCAGTGGCTGCTCTGTCCGTATGCCGATGACGACCAGGACCTTGCCCGGCTCCGGGATGGAGTCGTAGACGAACGCATAGCGCGCACCCAGGTCGATCAGGCTTTCCTGATGGAGTTCCAGGACTGGTCCTACGCGGTCGGACTTCGGGACCCGGAACTCGACTGCAAAAACATACGTGCGAGACATGACGGCGCTGATCAGTCAGCCTCCTGGTCTGATTTCGTCCAAAGAATGCCTAGCCGGGCTATGATACAGCCATTCTCGCATGGGAGAATCAATATTCTCACAGCAGGGCAAAGGGCGGGGCGTGACCGGCCAGAGGTGACGAGCGCTGCAGCTGCGGACGCGGCACGTGAGAAGCCCGGATATCGGTAGAGGAAGGGGACGGCACAGGTGGCCGGAACAGTCCACGCGCAGCCGTACTACGACCCCTTCGACTTCGGCATCGACGATGATCCGTATCCGGTGTGGAAGCAGCTGCGCGACTCGGCGCCGCTCTATCACAACGACCGATACGGCTTCTATGCGCTGAGCCGGTATTCCGACGTGGCCCGGCAACTGGTCAACTGGCGGGATTTCCGTTCGGGGCGGGGCACGGTCATCGAGGTACTGCTCAACGGCATCGAGGTTCCGCCGGGCGTGATCCTGTTCGAGGACCCGCCCATCCATGATCTGCACCGCCGCCTGATGTCCGGGGTCTTCACGCCGCGCCGGATGGCGGCCATCGAGCCCATGGCCCGCGAGTTCTGCAGACGTGCTCTGGAGCCTCTCGCCGAGGCGGATACGTTCGACTTCATCGCAGATCTGGGGGCTTGGATGCCGATGCGAACCATCGGCTACCTGCTCGGCATACCGGAGGACCGCCAGGTCGCGATACGCCAGAACACCGACAACCTGCTCAACCTCGACCGTGGCGAACCCGGGAACGTCGCAGCCGACATGCTCTCGCGCAGCGGATCGATGCTCGAGGAGTTCATCGACTGGCGATACGAGCACCCGTCCGACGACCTGATGACGGACCTGGTCAATGCCGAGATCGAAGAGGTTGACGGGCGACGGAGGCGACTCACCCGCGGCGAGGTGCTGACCTACGCAGGCACCGTGGTCGGAGCGGGAAATGAGACGACCACGCGGCTGCTGGGCTTTGCCGGGCAATTGCTCTCCGATCATCCCGACCAGCGACGGGCGCTGGCGGCCGACTTCAGTCTCATTCCGAATGCCGTCGAAGAGGTCCTGCGCTACGAGGCACCCTCTCCCGTGCAGGCCCGGTATGTCGCGCGCGACGTCGAACTCTACGGCCAGACGGTGCCCGAAGGTTCAGTGATGTTGCTGCTCAACGGTTCAGCGAATCGTGACGAACGGCAGTACCCCGACCCCGACCGATTCGACATCCGCCGCAAAGCGGCCCACCTCAGCTTCGGCCACGGGATCCACTTCTGCCTGGGCGCGGCGCTGGCCCGTGTGCAAGCCCGCGTTGCCCTGGAGGAGGTTCTGACCCGATGGCCCGACTGGGAAGTCGACTATGGCCACGCCCGACGCGCGCACACCACCAGCGTGCGGGGTTGGGCGACCCTACCGGTACGAGTCAGATGACCGACACCGTTGATCTGCCCTCGGAGTCGTCGACCGGCGCGCCGCAGAGGTCACCCTGGCCGGCGCGGGTGGGCTGGTCTCTGTTCGTAGCGGCCTACCTGGTGTTCGCGGTGGTGACGATCGCGACGGTAGAAACGGGCCTGCATGGCGATCCCACCAGAACGAACCCGAATCCGGGCCCCAAGCCCTATCCGCCTTTTCTGGGCTTCGACAACTGGCCGCTCGCCGTGGGGCTCAGCTCGATCCCAATGGCAATCGGGCTCATCGGTGTGCTCGTCGTGCTCTCGTGGCGACAGCGCAAGGTGCACTGGACGGTCATTATCGCTTTCGCCGGCCTGATCACCGGAGCGCTCGACCCGCTCGCCAACTGGGCCACCTTCGCGATCTTCGACCCCCGCATGCTGCACTTCCCCTTCTCGTGGCCCTACGTCAACATTTCACCCAACCTCGAGCCCGCGCTTGCATTCCTCGGCGGTTACGCCGCCTACTATCTGCTCAACGGGCTCAGCTTCCTGAAACTGCACGACCGGTTCCTCGATCCCGTCATGCGACGCGTCGACTGGTTGGCCCGCCATCGTCTGGTCTCGGTGTTCATCGGGGCCTTCCTCATCGCACTCCCGATCAACTTCCTGATCCAGACCACCTGGATGCGAGCCGGGATCTTCTTCTACACCGAGGCCGTGGGACCGGTTGCGCAGCTGGGCCACATCCATTTCCCGTTGATCATGGCGGTCTACGACTCCTTCATCTTCGCGATGGTCGCGGTCATGTGCGTCCGCGACGACGACGACGAACTCGTCCTGATCAACCGTATTGTGCGGCGGCTACCCACGCGGCAGAACCGTTCACCGGTGACGCTGACGCGTCAGCTGCTCGTGTCGATGACGGTGGGGCTCGTCTCGTTCGCCGTCCCGCTCGCGGTGCTGGCGGGGTTGCGCGAAGCCGGCATGTCCCGGCCCATCTACGACCAGAACCCTTATCCGACAGTCAAGGTGTACGACCCGTACAGCCATGTGGAGGAGGCGGGTAAGCCCGGGCCGTTTTTCAGATGACGTCGCGGATCCGGCACTCGCCGAGTCAGGGAGACGATCGCATGGTGGTCATCACCGGAGCCTCTCGAGGCTGGGATTCGCCTCGGCGGTCGAGCTTTATCGGCGCGGATGGTGGGTCCTGGCCGCGATGCGCTCCGCGGTCGGCTCGCTGTCGGTATCGCCAACCCACCGGAACAATTCGCACGCGCACTGAGCAGGGCACTCGAAAATGATCACCGCCCGATCGTGCACCGGGGGGCGGGTCTGGACGCCAAGACGTTCCGAATCGTCGGGCGCGTGACGCCATCGATCGCGATGCACTATCTGATCCGAATCGAGCTGGGCCAGCCGCGTTTCGGCGCACTGCGGTCAGAGCGGTGACGGTCTTCGCGCTGCTGCACGGTGGCATGCACCACGGGTCGTGCTGGCAAGCTGTCGAGGACGAGTTGCGGCGGCACGGCCATCTCACGGTGGCGCCGGACCTTCCGGTGGACGACGACTCGGCGGGCGCTCTGCAATGGGCTCGGGTTGCGGGCGCCGCGATCGGCGATGCGGTGGGCGATTCAGCCGACGACGTGGCGGTGGTCGGCCACTCGATAGCGGGTCTGTGCGTTCCGGTGTTGGCCACCCTGCGACCGGTGAGCCGGATGGTCTTCGTCGGCGGGTTGCTTCCGGTGCCAGGACAGTCGTTCGCCGAGCACCTCGCGGCCAATGCCGATGCGATCACGTTCCCCGAACCACGAACAGACGGCACCGGGCCCTTCGGGCTGACGTGGGAGTCCGTCCGCGACGGCTTCTACCACGACTGCCCTGAAGATGTTGCGAGTCGCGCTTTTCACGAGATGCGCCACCAATCGTTCACGGTGTTCGTCGAGACCTGCCCGATCGCGGACTGGCCGTCGACCCCGTCGACCTACATCCTGTTGCGCGGCGACCGAGCAGTGGGTGCCGAGTGGGCGCGCCGCAATGCTGTCGAACGGATCGGCGCCGATCTCGTCGAGATGGACGGCGGGCATTCGCCATTCTTCTCCCGGCCCGTCGAGCTGGCAGAAACGCTCGCCCGAATCGGTGCCGGTTAGCCCTGTGTCGCTCCCACATCGACCGACATGGCCGTCGCGGTCACGTACCGCGATTCGTCGGAGGCCAGCCACGCGACCGCGCTGGCGACGTCCTCAGGCATCGTCACAGCGTCTGGCAGAAGCTGCTTGCCGAACCCGTTGCGCAGCGAAGGATTGGAGGCCGCGGCCTCTGCCATGGCGTCGAGCATGCGGCCGGTGCCCATCGGGGTCGCCACGGACCCCGGGTGGAGACTGTTCACCCGGATGCGGTGCCTTCCGAGCTCCGCGGCGAATGCGCGCGCAAGGCCGACCACTGCGTGCTTGCTCGCTGTGTAGGCAATCATGAACGGCTCCATGGTGATACCGGCGGCCGAGCCGATCAGGATGATCGACCCGCCGCGGCCACCCGCGACGATGTGCTTGGCCCCTGACATCACGGTGTTCCAGGTACCGACCAGATTGACGTCGACGACGTCCTGGAAGTCGCGGTGCGTGACCTGATCCCACGGAGCGGGCACGCAGATGCCCGCGTTGGCAACGATCACGTCCAACCTGCCGAGGTGGGCCACGGCGTCGTCGACCGCGGCGCACATGCCCTGGTGGTCACGGGTGTCGACGACAGCCGCGACGGCTCGCCGGCCATTGGCCCGCACGAGTTCGGTGGTCTCGTCCAAGTCGTCGGGTGTGGCGGAATCGTAGGGCACACAATCCGGCAGCGGCCCCGCGACATCGACGAGAATGACGTCGGCGCCGTCAGCGCTCAGCCGTTGGGCGTGGGCGCGGCCTTGGCCGCGCGCGGCCCCGGTGATGAGCGCGACCCGCCCCGTCAAGTCAGCCACACCGGCACGCTACCAGCAGCGCCGGCCGTCCGAGAACCACTATTGCAGTAAAACAAGAACCACAGTTATCGGCGGCTGGTAGCGTCGCTGCGCGTAG harbors:
- a CDS encoding alpha/beta hydrolase; translation: MQVRTSAAEPSGNVSRRRGCWLTRAKPGDYLIALSTAAASIPVVGRHLELLGGFAALGVGGRDYLPDILLALSKPRLDADAAQRRRLQRALTPNVLLEALGDVVTAERLAQPWPSHPNLVPVWKATRQRRYVHASSVRYGDHPRQLLDVWRVADPPRRPAPVMVFIPGGAWVFGRRELQGHELMAHMARRGWICLSVQYRTSPHHRWPRQMTDVKTAIAWAREHIDEFGGDPDFITVAGCSAGGHLASLAGLSANDPEWRTDGGAGTDASVDAVVSVYGLYDWQDRSTRQRDRFVQFLERIVVKRSQARHPEVFAAASPIARVHDSAPPFLVVHGSDDVIIPASEARSFVDRLRSVARAKVAYIELPGLGHGFDLVDPRHTAPVVAAIGRFLSQVHDDHVRTRSTPAV
- a CDS encoding alpha/beta hydrolase, giving the protein MTVFALLHGGMHHGSCWQAVEDELRRHGHLTVAPDLPVDDDSAGALQWARVAGAAIGDAVGDSADDVAVVGHSIAGLCVPVLATLRPVSRMVFVGGLLPVPGQSFAEHLAANADAITFPEPRTDGTGPFGLTWESVRDGFYHDCPEDVASRAFHEMRHQSFTVFVETCPIADWPSTPSTYILLRGDRAVGAEWARRNAVERIGADLVEMDGGHSPFFSRPVELAETLARIGAG
- a CDS encoding SDR family oxidoreductase, which encodes MSDRQANIAGTRILIVGASSGIGHALALAAHSRGAKVALAARRIDRVGQLAAELDGFAHELDVSDPRAIEDVVHQVGAAFGQLDAIVFTSAAVPFALIEDTDYTTWLHAYSVNAVGASHVLRTALPYLTENSVAVIASSHDVGHPRVGVAAYHASKAALDEILRSWRAEHPELAVIRVSVGPTEGTEILRGADRDLLADLYRAWAHQGQIPAKMSAVDDVANAMLSLVAVARANPSVVTDIVHLAPRASR
- a CDS encoding SDR family oxidoreductase, which gives rise to MEDVLGYQGKSVVVTGAASGMGQAAAQILVDLGAEVTALDIKSTTVPVARALQIDLRDRSSIEEVVDAIDGPVDGLFSCAGLPGPPFSEWDTILVNFVGARHLAELLVPKMSAGSAISVISSSAAIGWQDHIKVITTLLETEGFDAAVEWLEANEKKWSWSGYAYSKYIIDAWVGWWYPELGRKGIRINCINPGPTETAMMPAFQDLMGKETVDDAIGPVGRYARAEEQAWPLVCLGSPRLSYVGGTVLWTDGGWHGAMTMGRHNAQWADTAADQMAKKG
- a CDS encoding SDR family NAD(P)-dependent oxidoreductase gives rise to the protein MDLGLDGASAVVTGGSKGMGLAIAETLGAEGARVAIMARGAEALESAAHRVRAAGAPEVLAISVDMSSADSIAAGYAAAEGAWGSLNVLIHTVGPGAGSFEELDDGDWHAAFDLGTMSAVRSVRAALPMLRAADWARIVTLSAHSIQRQSPRLVAYTAAKAALSSFTKNLSKSLGPEGILVNCVCPGTIVTASFTDILKEVLAADGFDSADPYDVMAWVERTYGHPCDLGRAGLPEEIASAAVYLASRRNGYVTGATVNVDGGSDFI
- a CDS encoding NAD(P)H-dependent amine dehydrogenase family protein; protein product: MTVSDRPIRVIQWATGAVGTEMVTTILDHRPDIQLVGARVYSQAKNGVDLGTLVGRAPIGVSATTDVDRILNTDADLVLYAPSFTDLDDVCALLESGKNVATVSFLFHPRRIPEADRERLAAACRQGNSTIHASGLNPGNLSGVLPLALSGMSRTIDKLTLQERADWSLWESTDITFEGMWFGRPVDDVHPTANDFLSFNTRLFTEQTWFIADTLNAAIDDVSVTVEAVPATKDLQILGHELKAGTTAGQRWSFVGSRRDTPLIEFETLWTVGGEYPSHWPAPDDGWTLTIEGDPSMRTHFLCLASYSRAASVEEHVRAGLIAVAMQVVNAVPAICSAPAGFATMADLPLIRSFTGFGDHLANR
- a CDS encoding fatty-acid--CoA ligase, with product MSRTYVFAVEFRVPKSDRVGPVLELHQESLIDLGARYAFVYDSIPEPGKVLVVIGIRTEQPLLNLLRSPYFFEWFDAVGVTELPAVFAGEKVERFDLGDPPRPGSDLVVAAVMPVDSVEEFMTWVRKSLDNFGRAGIRRTLVYRAFDNPREVMFLQQLEDKESALLWAEQSDAASTWLESAGIGAYPPVFIGRLVTAMRFAEPNKRGRY
- a CDS encoding cytochrome P450 codes for the protein MAGTVHAQPYYDPFDFGIDDDPYPVWKQLRDSAPLYHNDRYGFYALSRYSDVARQLVNWRDFRSGRGTVIEVLLNGIEVPPGVILFEDPPIHDLHRRLMSGVFTPRRMAAIEPMAREFCRRALEPLAEADTFDFIADLGAWMPMRTIGYLLGIPEDRQVAIRQNTDNLLNLDRGEPGNVAADMLSRSGSMLEEFIDWRYEHPSDDLMTDLVNAEIEEVDGRRRRLTRGEVLTYAGTVVGAGNETTTRLLGFAGQLLSDHPDQRRALAADFSLIPNAVEEVLRYEAPSPVQARYVARDVELYGQTVPEGSVMLLLNGSANRDERQYPDPDRFDIRRKAAHLSFGHGIHFCLGAALARVQARVALEEVLTRWPDWEVDYGHARRAHTTSVRGWATLPVRVR
- a CDS encoding spirocyclase AveC family protein; protein product: MVTIATVETGLHGDPTRTNPNPGPKPYPPFLGFDNWPLAVGLSSIPMAIGLIGVLVVLSWRQRKVHWTVIIAFAGLITGALDPLANWATFAIFDPRMLHFPFSWPYVNISPNLEPALAFLGGYAAYYLLNGLSFLKLHDRFLDPVMRRVDWLARHRLVSVFIGAFLIALPINFLIQTTWMRAGIFFYTEAVGPVAQLGHIHFPLIMAVYDSFIFAMVAVMCVRDDDDELVLINRIVRRLPTRQNRSPVTLTRQLLVSMTVGLVSFAVPLAVLAGLREAGMSRPIYDQNPYPTVKVYDPYSHVEEAGKPGPFFR
- a CDS encoding (2Fe-2S)-binding protein, with translation MYVCLCLGVTNEAVAEAVAAGARTTRRVAQACGAGSECGRCRRTVRAIIDAMQHTPKTARPRRESRA
- a CDS encoding mycofactocin-coupled SDR family oxidoreductase; its protein translation is MADLTGRVALITGAARGQGRAHAQRLSADGADVILVDVAGPLPDCVPYDSATPDDLDETTELVRANGRRAVAAVVDTRDHQGMCAAVDDAVAHLGRLDVIVANAGICVPAPWDQVTHRDFQDVVDVNLVGTWNTVMSGAKHIVAGGRGGSIILIGSAAGITMEPFMIAYTASKHAVVGLARAFAAELGRHRIRVNSLHPGSVATPMGTGRMLDAMAEAAASNPSLRNGFGKQLLPDAVTMPEDVASAVAWLASDESRYVTATAMSVDVGATQG